The Vigna radiata var. radiata cultivar VC1973A chromosome 6, Vradiata_ver6, whole genome shotgun sequence DNA segment tATATTCGTAATAGACCATATTTACGGTTAActatttagataatattaacaaaaataaataactaaatttaacaaaattaacaaaacaaaattaataaaaactgaaACTTGATcgatgaaataaaatgaaaaccaaattaaacaaaccataccaaattaatatttaaaccaACATTAAAAAAACCACTAACTAAgcacaaacaacttttaattcGTCTATTTGAAAAGTAATGTCcttaaaataactaaatgagGGATAACActgcatttttttaattcattttctaattttgcaatcaataaaatttattttaaaaaactcaaaCCCTGGAAAGTGTccttaaataaaaaagtgtagaaaaataatgatttttaacaaattttaaccATTAAAATGAACCTAAAAGGGTTATAAAACACttcttaaataattaagtttaaacaGTTTTATCCAACATTTTTCAGCCAGACTTTCAGAAAATTGTTGCAAATTGTCATGAAACAGCAATTAAATCGTTTACAGTGATCACTAAAGGATGAATTGCAGAAACAAACAGATTAACGAAAGAAAATCCATCAAGGTCTTCTCCCATGACACAAACAATATGAAACCtactcatttttaaatattggtaTTCAACACCTctagaaattgattttaaattatcaaatttccATTGGAGAACCACCTTGGTCTCCAGCAGCACCTTGATCTGCACCAGAAGCCTGATCGGTGGGAGCATCCTGCTCTGTTGCTGGCTGAGCTTCTTCAGCTGGAGGTTCATCCTCTTTCACAATCTCAAAAGTATCAATCAGCTGTTGAACAGTTTCTTGATCTAAAATGTGGAATGGTTCACCATCTCCAACCACAGCAATAGTGCATACAGAACTCCTCAGTTTTTCACCTTGCAAGGACTCCCTAGTTGCGATAAGTGCATCTTTGATCAGATCTTCTCGAGAAGAGCCCATGAAGTTATCAAACCTGCGTTCCAAATATGTCTTTGCAGCTTGAGAGCGAGATCCAATAGCAAAAGCCTGATATTCAAAATAGTTTCCACTGGGACAGTTGTAATAGAGGTGAGCTCCTGATTCATCTAATCCAGCTACCAGGAGGCCAACCCCATAAGGACGTTTCCATGACCGCTGCGTGCAAACCTGCAACTCAAAATTGCATCACGAACACTGATTAAAAAGATTACTTTTCAGTTCGAACCAATACCTTATTCAACTTCTTATGACTAAACCACAAATTACACAAGTATAACTGCATATAACAGAAATAATGTTCGGATAAATTTCACTCGAACACTtttaagaggaaaaaaaataaggataaaataattttgcttctttataagttaaaattagtttatacatGGAACTAATTTGTAGAATTTGTTTCCAATTCACTTttccaaattttgatttttaaccAATGGATAAGCTAATTTAAGCTTATGGGGAAACTGCTTTTTTTCCTTAACTTTTCTCCACTATAAGTGCTTATGGAAAAGTTTTCTCCAAACAAAATGTAGATTAGCTAATCCAATtccaaaattttgttgattGTGAACTAAACAGGCTAGATTCTAATAATGCAGCTACATTCAAGAGCCTGAAAAAAAGAGGGGAAGTGTTACTTCTCCTAAAAATCCGTTCAACAGATTTTCTATCTCTATGTACAGAAAGATCCTTCAACCACGGTAAGTAAAATCCATGTTCTTCTTTTACACACGACAGCTTGAACCTAATTCAACTAGGTCTTTTACGTGCCAGTTATGACAACTTGAACATCACAATAATTTGTTTTCTCAACACAGATTTTGCATAACAGAATAACTATGACACAGCTGCATAACTTGCAATGATGTAAACATGAATATTATCATCCTTCACAAAGCAAACAGAAACCTCAGTGGTACTGTGTGCTACTTAAATTTCAAACACTAATAGAACCCAAAGCCTCTACCACACAAAAATCTGAAATACAATAACTGGACTGTCCTGTGGGATCGAATCAACATTAAGATGGGAACCAGCCTCGGTACCTCTGTGTGCTCGGGTACCGAAATTATGTGGGTTAGATTAACAACCTCTCGGAGCTGAGCTCTGGGTGTTAAACCGAGATACTCTGAGCTtaaagaggaggaggaggaNNNNNNNNNNNNNNNNNNNNNNNNNNNNNNNNNNNNNNNNNNNNNNNNNNNNNNNNNNNNTATACATAGGGAAGGATCCAAACTTTAAGGGGTAGACAAAGTAGAGAGCAACCTTTGAGGGATAGTGTTCTGACGTTAAGCAGAGTTTATAAACATGAATAACTGTGACACAACTGCATGATTTGCAATGATGTAAACATGAATACTATCATCCTTCACACTGTAAGCAGAAACCTCCGTGGTACTTTGTACTACTTAAGTTTCCGACAGAAATAGAACCCAAAGCCTCTACCACACAAATTTGAAATACAGTAACAAACTGAAAGAGCAGCACACACAGCAAAACTTGAAGATGCTATAGCAAGATAGCAGGATGGCGACTATTctaaatattatcattataacATAAATCAGATAATTTATACTACACACcataaaacataagaaaaagaaactcGCTATAAACAGTAAGTTATAGTTTACACAACGAATCACCATCAATTTAGGAACAATAGAAACAAAAACAGCAATGAAAAAAACATGACGATGAAACTAACAGACACTAGCAGTTTAATCGCATTCAAACGCAATTCACCAGTTTAATCCCATGACCTAAAATCGAAATTCAACAGCGAAACTCTAGAAGAGTCGTTTCAATTCTCACATAGATAGTAATTATCGaagaaaagcaaaccctagaagtGTAGTTTCAATTCTCGCAGAGATAGTAattattgaagaaaacaaaaccctaagtGGAAGGGAAGGGAATGAGGACCTGTGCCTTGTCGGCGAGTTGAACAACAAGTCTGCCTACAGGGAGAGGAGACTCGTAGGTGTAGTTATAGTTGATGCACTCGGATCGCATGTATCTGGATAGGACGCGGCCGTCGGCAGTGAGGCCGGCGATGGCGACGCCGATGTGGTTGTCGACCTTGAAGATCTTCTTCTGGTGCGAGGAGAGTTCGGAGTTGGCCTTGTTGACGCATGCGAGAACCACGTGCGTCTTGGATCGGAGACCGATCGCCGCCGAGCCCTGTTTCACCGCCTCCATCGCGTACTCCACCTGGAACAGTCGCCCCGCCGGGCTCCATGTCGTCACGTCTGTGTCGTACTGATTTCGGAACATTGTCGActcaaaatcaaaactaaaaccaaaacctcttcttcttcactctctTTATTGCAtcacctttcttctttctcaagaACTCTTTCTCTCCTATTGTCCCTTCATTGTTTGACAAGAAAACCCACCTTTTACTGTTTAGCCCACAAACCCATTGGGTTACCACACATTAGACGGCCCAAAATAAAGATTGAAATTATGTAGTTTCCTCCTGCACCTCCAAACATTTTTTCTGCActtctaatatataaaaatattgtttttctcattttagGGTGTagaatgtaaaattgaaaaataatttataaattgctTCAAATCTATTCTAAATAATTTACATTaccattataaataattaactaaactataattaactatatttttaataaactaaaaaagacTGAACTATTTAGTATAGTATTTATATTGTTCAAgaattcagttttaaaaaattaaacttatatcaattaattaataaccaAACTGAATTTTGTATTCAATCGTTCtaaaacacataaataatgGATTCTATGATAGGTACGTAACTCACcagaaaatttttaatatacttaatataatatctaataaaaataaactaattttttatattgaatcaatattttttagcaagactttaattatgttttagtttatttagaTTAATTGAGAATGAAACAAAACTATAGTTTCGGTAGATAACCTTTTACGATGTGGCTTTGTCGTTTTCTTGATTTGaatatttgagaatatgagttgtggagtgtgattggaagatgatttgAAGGTGATCTTGGGGTCttggctctctatttataatttgtctcatgacTTGAAAATttggttagttgctaaatatcttttaatagatattcttaattattttatatctttaataaaataagatatatcaTAACCGCTTATCATACTGTAcaaactaaattataactaactgtatttttaataaactaaaaaagatTGAACTATTTAGTATAGAATTTATATTGTTCAAgaattcagttttaaaaaattaaacttatatcaattaattaataatcaaactGAATTTTGTATTCAATCGttctaaaaaacataaa contains these protein-coding regions:
- the LOC106762923 gene encoding proteasome subunit alpha type-1-B, with the protein product MFRNQYDTDVTTWSPAGRLFQVEYAMEAVKQGSAAIGLRSKTHVVLACVNKANSELSSHQKKIFKVDNHIGVAIAGLTADGRVLSRYMRSECINYNYTYESPLPVGRLVVQLADKAQVCTQRSWKRPYGVGLLVAGLDESGAHLYYNCPSGNYFEYQAFAIGSRSQAAKTYLERRFDNFMGSSREDLIKDALIATRESLQGEKLRSSVCTIAVVGDGEPFHILDQETVQQLIDTFEIVKEDEPPAEEAQPATEQDAPTDQASGADQGAAGDQGGSPMEI